One Denticeps clupeoides chromosome 3, fDenClu1.1, whole genome shotgun sequence DNA window includes the following coding sequences:
- the LOC114786803 gene encoding serine/threonine-protein kinase 10 isoform X2: protein MTSCLVFEELERGLTEQQISEVCCQTLQALSYLHQHHIIHRDLKAGNILLTMDGQVKLADFGVSAKNENTLQKRATFIGTPYWMAPEVIQCETSKDSPYTTKADIWSLGITLIEAAETEPPHHSLNPMRVLLKITKSQPPTLTNPRVWSSHFQDFLRRALQKNPESRWGAQQLQAHPFAYAGRDGRALKELIAEAKAEVTEEIEAESLLDLHCSLEEPVSTEWSENKTESTGIPEPPQEICLTPVPESPSTESPGRELPVHQVSHVSFRRTSLTPEKTAKRARRLSGAFLSLITRRKSGFWNENLSAAGDQMQSDVSEDQCNGPSDLMTSGNNGQQSLGKSKEFGSTEEHNVGNASTVIMDRKEEEETSTTDTTNKQDQPSDFFRTLDILKPGLPVETSEPSGEIGCDGENEEEQHIKLSRSADVLSLSSAPLDTYKLALTDSTLHSAQKHSVLIFALTLDTPTNRKHLEESTYKEMDYLDLAIKPKSQKRSTLPTVVATKATLLMDVTVERAEEESQKKQDQDTDADPHTNAQPQEPPQQSEVADGENIGGVNEESSVYQMQSISGAAEEHGVTREEDVTEQSVSNTQGSGQEDLEMPVTGEADKDVVLQSDMEVNKEKSEEFGDRSEEIHAVEGGEEQLKDVVLQSDMEVNKEKSEGSGDRSEKIHAVEGGEEQLKDVVLQSDMEVNKKKSEEFGDRSEKIHAVEGGEEQLKDVVLQSDMEVNNEKSEESGDRSEKIHAVECGEEQLKDVVLQSDMEVNKEKSEEFGDRSEKIHAVEGGEEQLKDVVLQSDMEVNKEKSEEFGDSSEKIPAVESVQGRPKEQEIQSDPEAIKEIGKKERSRTKTEKDVRAHIFETDGPDGELTEKLTVDVMPEQPEGTTEIPEAKEKEVTEAEKVEDKSTKYKPPKSMKKVSFIVMSQKRCKMEGNLSSITNGVSTGVQSSEPPLSPTNGNGPHQPHPVTTESTGDTPSQENPLPSPGPDGELNPGRRTVKRTRRFMVDGREVSVTTSKVISEKDNKEQQMRSVRRQELHALKLLQREEQREHGQLEQRLQQQREQMFRHIEQEMSRKKQYYDGELERLERQYLQNSSRMEAEHTARLKEEARRIKAQQEKEFSRKSAALRAVPKEEQRFVQKQQQELNEAMQKAVQEHKRKVASIEWEITAKSQQLQRAREAVIWDLEQRHLQEKYHLFKQQVKEQYSLQRQQLTKRHNKDKERALRFHQTLLEEQKSQQSQERSRFQRAQRTGSKARFQQFKMDLRKQGLSGMEQRQCLSQFTSEEESRQHQEWQTLQQSQEGQLKEVQEQCDANLAELQQLQNEKLQLLVEMEKKKIKGLDDEHTLELNEWKDKLACRKEVLEEDLARRRREKERTRRRGSEPENRFGARRPKFLL from the exons ATGACATCATGCTTG gtgttcgaAGAGCTGGAGAGGGGGCTCACTGAGCAGCAGATCAGCGAAGTCTGCTGCCAGACTCTGCAGGCTCTGTCCTAcctccaccaacaccacatcATCCACAGAGACCTGAAGGCCGGTAACATCCTGTTAACTATGGATGGGCAAGTCAAACTGG CGGATTTTGGAGTGTCGGCCAAGAACGAGAACACCCTGCAGAAGCGAGCGACCTTCATTGGAACCCCTTACTG GATGGCGCCAGAGGTGATCCAGTGTGAGACCTCTAAAGACAGTCCCTACACCACCAAGGCAGATATCTGGTCCTTGGGCATCACACTGATTGAAGCTGCAGAAACCGAGCCTCCACACCACTCTCTCAACCCCATGAGGGTCCTTCTCAAAATCACAAAATCGCAACCCCCAACTCTGACCAACCCACGCGTGTG GTCATCCCACTTCCAGGACTTCCTGCGGAGGGCCTTGCAGAAAAATCCGGAATCCCGCTGGGGTGCCCAGCAGCTTCAGGCCCATCCCTTTGCCTATGCAGGCAGAGATGGACGGGCCCTGAAGGAGCTCATTGCTGAGGCAAAGGCTGAGGTTACAGAGGAGATAGAAGCAGAG TCCTTGCTAGATCTCCATTGCTCCCTGGAGGAGCCAGTCTCCACAGAGTGGTCAGAAAACAAAACCGAAAGCACAGGAATTCCGGAGCCCCCTCAGGAAATTTGCCTCACTCCTGTTCCTGAGTCTCCCAGTACAGAATCTCCAGGCCGAGAACTTCCTGTCCATCAAGTTTCACATGTGAGTTTCAGAAGGACATCCCTGACCCCAGAGAAGACTGCAAAGCGGGCCAGACGCCTGTCAGGTGCCTTTTTGTCCTTAATAACACGACGTAAGTCTGGATTCTGGAATGAAAATCTGAGTGCAGCAGGGGATCAGATGCAGAGTGATGTCAGTGAAGACCAATGTAATGGACCATCAGACTTAATGACCTCAGGGAACAATGGGCAGCAGTCTCTTGGAAAGAGTAAAGAGTTTGGCAGCACAGAGGAACATAACGTGGGAAATGCTTCCACCGTTATTATGGACagaaaggaggaagaagaaacaaGTACCACAGACACAACCAACAAACAAGACCAGCCGTCAGATTTTTTTAGAACACTAGATATTCTAAAACCAGGACTTCCTGTGGAGACATCAGAGCCCTCAGGAGAAATAGGCTGTGATGGTGAAAATGAAGAGGAACAACATATAAAGCTGTCGAGGTCTGCTGATGTTCTTAGTCTGTCCTCTGCACCACTAGACACATATAAACTCGCACTTACTGACAGCACTCTGCATTCAGCTCAAAAACACAGTGTGTTAATATTTGCACTGACACTTGACACACCTACGAATAGGAAACATCTCGAAGAAAGTACATATAAAGAAATGGACTATCTTGACCTAGCAATCAAGCCAAAATCTCAGAAACGTTCCACTCTTCCAACTGTTGTGGCCACCAAAGCAACATTATTAATGGATGTCACAGTGGAGAGGGCTGAGGAGGAAAGTCAAAAAAAGCAGGACCAGGACACTGATGCTGACCCACATACTAATGCACAGCCACAAGAACCTCCACAGCAAAGTGAAGTAGCTGATGGAGAGAACATAGGAGGAGTGAATGAAGAAAGCAGTGTGTACCAAATGCAGAGTATTTCAGGAGCTGCGGAGGAGCACGGGGTCACCAGGGAGGAAGATGTAACCGAGCAGAGTGTAAGCAATACACAAGGGTCTGGACAAGAAGATTTGGAGATGCCTGTAACAGGAGAAGCTGACAAGGACGTTGTGCTCCAAAGTGACATGGaggtaaataaagaaaagtctGAGGAGTTCGGGGACAGATCAGAGGAAATACATgctgtagaaggtggtgaggagcAACTCAAGGACGTTGTGCTCCAAAGTGACATGGaggtaaataaagaaaagtctGAGGGGTCTGGGGACAGATCAGAGAAAATACATgctgtagaaggtggtgaggagcAACTCAAGGACGTTGTGCTCCAAAGTGACATggaggtaaataaaaaaaagtctgaggAGTTCGGGGACAGATCAGAGAAAATACATgctgtagaaggtggtgaggagcAACTCAAGGACGTTGTGCTCCAAAGTGACATGGAGGTAAATAATGAAAAGTCTGAGGAGTCTGGGGACAGATCAGAGAAAATACATGCTGTAGAATGTGGTGAGGAGCAACTCAAGGACGTTGTGCTCCAAAGTGACATGGaggtaaataaagaaaagtctGAGGAGTTCGGGGACAGATCAGAGAAAATACATgctgtagaaggtggtgaggagcAACTCAAGGACGTTGTGCTCCAAAGTGACATGGaggtaaataaagaaaagtctGAGGAGTTCGGGGACAGTTCAGAGAAAATACCTGCTGTAGAAAGTGTTCAGGGGAGACCGAAGGAACAAGAGATCCAAAGTGATCCAGAAGCAATAAAAGAAATagggaagaaagagagaagcaGGACGAAGACAGAAAAAGACGTTAGAGCTCACATTTTTGAGACAGATGGTCCTGATGGTGAACTAACAGAGAAACTAACAGTAGATGTAATGCCTGAGCAACCAGAGGGGACCACCGAGATACCCGAGGCTAAAGAAAAGGAAGTCACAGAGGCAGAGAAAGTGGAAGACAAGAGTACAAAATATAAACCCCCCAAATCCATGAAGAAAGTGAGTTTTATTGTGATGTCACAAAAACGCTGCAAAATGGAAGGAAACTTGAGCTCCATTACGAATGGGGTCTCAACCGGAGTTCAAAGTTCAGAGCCTCCTCTCTCACCGACTAACGGGAATGGACCACATCAACCCCATCCAGTCACCACCGAGAGCACAGGAGACACACCAAGCCAGGAAAACCCTCTACCATCTCCAGGACCTGATGGG GAGCTCAACCCTGGCCGGAGAACAGTAAAAAGGACACGGAGGTTTATGGTGGACGGCCGGGAGGTCAGCGTCACCACATCTAAAGTCATAAGTGAGAAGGACAACAAAGAGCAGCAAATGCGCTCTGTCAG GCGGCAGGAGCTGCACGCCTTGAAGCTGCTCCAGCGGGAGGAACAGAGGGAGCACGGCCAGCTAGAGCAgcgtctgcagcagcagcgggaGCAGATGTTCCGTCACATCGAGCAGGAGATGAGT AGAAAGAAGCAGTATTATGATGGAGAGCTGGAGCGGCTGGAGCGGCAGTACCTGCAGAACAGCAGTCGAATGGAGGCGGAGCACACAGCCCGACTAAAGGAGGAGGCGCGGCGGATAAAGGCCCAACAGGAGAAGGAGTTCAGCCGTAAGAGCGCAGCATTGAGAGCCGTCCCCAAAGAG GAGCAGCGCTTtgtgcagaagcagcagcaggagctgaaCGAGGCGATGCAGAAGGCCGTGCAGGAGCACAAGAGGAAAGTGGCCTCCATTGAGTGGGAAATTACAGCCAAATCCCAACAACTGCAGAGAG ccCGCGAGGCTGTGATCTGGGACTTGGAGCAGCGCCATCTGCAGGAGAAATACCACCTGTTCAAGCAGCAGGTGAAGGAGCAGTACTCCCTGCAGAGACAGCAGCTCACCAAGAGGCACAACAAG GATAAGGAGCGAGCCTTACGCTTCCACCAGACCCTTCTAGAGGAGCAGAAATCCCAGCAGAGCCAGGAGAGGAGCCGGTTCCAGCGGGCCCAGCGGACGGGGTCCAAGGCCCGATTCCAGCAGTTTAAAATGGACCTGAGGAAGCAGGGCCTGAGCGGGATGGAACAGAGGCAATGCCTCTCACAG TTTACATCGGAGGAGGAGAGCAGGCAGCATCAGGAGTGGCAGACCTTGCAGCAGAGTCAGGAGGGTCAGCTGAAGGAAGTGCAGGAGCAATGCGATGCCAACCTTgctgagctgcagcagctgcag AATGAGAAGCTGCAGTTGCTCGTGGaaatggagaagaagaagattaAAGGCCTGGATGATGAACACACACTGGAACTGAACGAGTGGAAGGATAAGCTGGCCTGCAGGAAGGAG GTGCTGGAAGAAGACCTGGCCCGGCGGCGCCGAGAAAAGGAACGTACAAGAAGACGAGGCAGTGAACCGGAAAACCGATTCGGTGCACGCCGTCCAAAATTCCTGTTATAG
- the letm2 gene encoding LETM1 domain-containing protein LETM2, mitochondrial translates to MAVFSSQVIFAVTRSRGSYLLSKRHGCASLPSTAYIRYHSDFTGYSAASSRAPRPVQSSRSSANYIFPGYAPARPLHVSCAWLQELKETQASAQTDATPATSTASPPPVTGNAPEAAVVRKSLGQRIVEELKHYYHGFRLLGIDTNIAGRMVWRLLHGQQLTRRERRRLMRTCADLFRLVPFMVFVIVPFMEFLLPVFLKLFPEMLPSTFETETKKEEKQRKGLAAKLELAKFLQETIAEMARRNKAQVGNETQKFSTYVQQVRHTGEQPSTQDIVKFSKLFEDELTLEHLERPQLVALCKLLELQPIGTNNLLRFQLMLQLRTIKGDDEMIAKEGVAAMTVAELQAACRSRGMRSLGLTTDQLRQQLQQWLDLHLKENVPPSLLLLSRAMYLTDLTPKAPIIPPIPKLEKAANPTESEPLAREKPVNVEVLVDAAPVIKDKKADELLDKSRVLDMPSPEAQLIHAKGAELSQKSKMSANGM, encoded by the exons ATGGCTGTATTTAGCTCTCAAGTGATTTTTGCTGTGACAAGGTCAAG gggatCCTATCTGCTTTCCAAGCGACATGGCTGTGCCTCACTTCCTTCCACAGCGTATATTCGCTACCACTCAGACTTCACTGGCTACTCTGCGGCATCCTCCAGAGCTCCCAGACCAGTCCAGAGCTCCCGGTCCAGTGCCAACTACATCTTCCCTGGCTACGCTCCCGCTCGGCCTCTCCACGTCTCCTGCGCCTGGCTGCAGGAGCTGAAAGAGACCCAAGCTAGCGCTCAGACCGACGCCACCCCGGCCACCAGCACAGCCTCACCGCCGCCGGTGACCGGCAACGCCCCTGAGGCAGCGGTGGTCCGCAAGTCGCTGGGGCAGAGGATCGTAGAGGAACTGAAACACTACTACCATGGATTTCGTCTCCTAGGGATTGATACGAACATTGCTGGCAGGATGGTGTGGAGGCTTTTACATGGGCAGCAGCTGACGAGGAGAGAGCGGCGAAGG CTGATGAGGACATGTGCTGACTTGTTCCGGTTGGTCCCTTTCATGGTCTTTGTCATCGTGCCCTTCATGGAATTTCTACTCCCCGTCTTCCTCAAGCTCTTCCCCGAAATGTTGCCCTCCACCTTCGAAACGGAGACAAAGAAG GAGGAAAAGCAGAGGAAAGGTCTGGCCGCCAAGCTGGAGCTGGCCAAGTTCCTGCAGGAGACCATCGCTGAGATGGCCAGGAGGAACAAGGCCCAGGTGGGCAACGAGACGCAGAAGTTCTCCACCTATGTGCAGCAG GTGCGGCACACCGGGGAGCAGCCCAGCACTCAGGACATCGTGAAGTTCTCCAAGCTGTTTGAGGACGAGTTGACGTTGGAGCACCTGGAGCGCCCGCAGCTGGTGGCCCTGTGCAAACTGCTGGAGCTGCAGCCCATTGGCACCAACAACTTGCTGCGCTTCCAGCTAATGCTGCAACTACGCACCATTAAGGGTGATGATGag ATGATTGCCAAGGAGGGTGTGGCGGCCATGACAGTCGCCGAGCTCCAGGCTGCCTGTAGGAGTCGAGGCATGAGGTCACTGGGTCTGACCACCGATCAGCTCcgacagcagctgcagcag TGGCTGGATCTGCACCTTAAGGAGAACGTACCCCCGTCTTTACTGCTCCTGTCACGTGCCATGTACCTGACGGACCTCACCCCCAAAGCCCCCATTATCCCGCCCATACCCAAGTTGGAG AAGGCCGCTAACCCGACCGAGAGTGAACCTCTGGCCAGAGAGAAGCCCGTGAAtgtggaggtgctggtggaCGCTGCGCCCGTCATTAAGGACAAGAAG GCGGATGAGCTACTGGACAAATCCAGAGTTTTGGACATGCCGTCACCCGAAGCACAGTTAATACAT GCAAAAGGTGCTGAGCTGTCACAGAAGTCCAAGATGAGCGCCAATGGGATGTGA
- the LOC114786803 gene encoding serine/threonine-protein kinase 10 isoform X1: MASLLVRIFRLRGEKKRVRHYEKLRRDVDPKVTWDTLGELGDGAFGKVYKAQNRSNGSIAAAKAIEVRNEEQLEDYVTEIDILASCRHGNIVSLLDAIFFEGWLWILIEFCPGGALDDIMLELERGLTEQQISEVCCQTLQALSYLHQHHIIHRDLKAGNILLTMDGQVKLADFGVSAKNENTLQKRATFIGTPYWMAPEVIQCETSKDSPYTTKADIWSLGITLIEAAETEPPHHSLNPMRVLLKITKSQPPTLTNPRVWSSHFQDFLRRALQKNPESRWGAQQLQAHPFAYAGRDGRALKELIAEAKAEVTEEIEAESLLDLHCSLEEPVSTEWSENKTESTGIPEPPQEICLTPVPESPSTESPGRELPVHQVSHVSFRRTSLTPEKTAKRARRLSGAFLSLITRRKSGFWNENLSAAGDQMQSDVSEDQCNGPSDLMTSGNNGQQSLGKSKEFGSTEEHNVGNASTVIMDRKEEEETSTTDTTNKQDQPSDFFRTLDILKPGLPVETSEPSGEIGCDGENEEEQHIKLSRSADVLSLSSAPLDTYKLALTDSTLHSAQKHSVLIFALTLDTPTNRKHLEESTYKEMDYLDLAIKPKSQKRSTLPTVVATKATLLMDVTVERAEEESQKKQDQDTDADPHTNAQPQEPPQQSEVADGENIGGVNEESSVYQMQSISGAAEEHGVTREEDVTEQSVSNTQGSGQEDLEMPVTGEADKDVVLQSDMEVNKEKSEEFGDRSEEIHAVEGGEEQLKDVVLQSDMEVNKEKSEGSGDRSEKIHAVEGGEEQLKDVVLQSDMEVNKKKSEEFGDRSEKIHAVEGGEEQLKDVVLQSDMEVNNEKSEESGDRSEKIHAVECGEEQLKDVVLQSDMEVNKEKSEEFGDRSEKIHAVEGGEEQLKDVVLQSDMEVNKEKSEEFGDSSEKIPAVESVQGRPKEQEIQSDPEAIKEIGKKERSRTKTEKDVRAHIFETDGPDGELTEKLTVDVMPEQPEGTTEIPEAKEKEVTEAEKVEDKSTKYKPPKSMKKVSFIVMSQKRCKMEGNLSSITNGVSTGVQSSEPPLSPTNGNGPHQPHPVTTESTGDTPSQENPLPSPGPDGELNPGRRTVKRTRRFMVDGREVSVTTSKVISEKDNKEQQMRSVRRQELHALKLLQREEQREHGQLEQRLQQQREQMFRHIEQEMSRKKQYYDGELERLERQYLQNSSRMEAEHTARLKEEARRIKAQQEKEFSRKSAALRAVPKEEQRFVQKQQQELNEAMQKAVQEHKRKVASIEWEITAKSQQLQRAREAVIWDLEQRHLQEKYHLFKQQVKEQYSLQRQQLTKRHNKDKERALRFHQTLLEEQKSQQSQERSRFQRAQRTGSKARFQQFKMDLRKQGLSGMEQRQCLSQFTSEEESRQHQEWQTLQQSQEGQLKEVQEQCDANLAELQQLQNEKLQLLVEMEKKKIKGLDDEHTLELNEWKDKLACRKEVLEEDLARRRREKERTRRRGSEPENRFGARRPKFLL; this comes from the exons ATGGCTTCACTCCTGGTGCGCATCTTTCGCCTGAGAGGCGAGAAGAAGCGAGTGAGGCACTATGAAAAACTGAGGAGAGATGTGGACCCCAAAGTGACGTGGGACACCCTGGGGGAGCTGGGGGATGGAGCGTTTGGGAAGGTCTACAAG GCCCAGAACCGGTCGAATGGCTCTATAGCCGCTGCCAAGGCCATTGAGGTCCGCAACGAAGAGCAGCTTGAGGATTACGTCACCGAGATTGACATTCTGGCAAGCTGTCGCCATGGAAACATCGTCTCCTTGTTGGACGCCATTTTCTTCGAGGGCTGGCTTTGG ATCCTTATAGAGTTTTGCCCAGGGGGTGCGCTGGATGACATCATGCTTG AGCTGGAGAGGGGGCTCACTGAGCAGCAGATCAGCGAAGTCTGCTGCCAGACTCTGCAGGCTCTGTCCTAcctccaccaacaccacatcATCCACAGAGACCTGAAGGCCGGTAACATCCTGTTAACTATGGATGGGCAAGTCAAACTGG CGGATTTTGGAGTGTCGGCCAAGAACGAGAACACCCTGCAGAAGCGAGCGACCTTCATTGGAACCCCTTACTG GATGGCGCCAGAGGTGATCCAGTGTGAGACCTCTAAAGACAGTCCCTACACCACCAAGGCAGATATCTGGTCCTTGGGCATCACACTGATTGAAGCTGCAGAAACCGAGCCTCCACACCACTCTCTCAACCCCATGAGGGTCCTTCTCAAAATCACAAAATCGCAACCCCCAACTCTGACCAACCCACGCGTGTG GTCATCCCACTTCCAGGACTTCCTGCGGAGGGCCTTGCAGAAAAATCCGGAATCCCGCTGGGGTGCCCAGCAGCTTCAGGCCCATCCCTTTGCCTATGCAGGCAGAGATGGACGGGCCCTGAAGGAGCTCATTGCTGAGGCAAAGGCTGAGGTTACAGAGGAGATAGAAGCAGAG TCCTTGCTAGATCTCCATTGCTCCCTGGAGGAGCCAGTCTCCACAGAGTGGTCAGAAAACAAAACCGAAAGCACAGGAATTCCGGAGCCCCCTCAGGAAATTTGCCTCACTCCTGTTCCTGAGTCTCCCAGTACAGAATCTCCAGGCCGAGAACTTCCTGTCCATCAAGTTTCACATGTGAGTTTCAGAAGGACATCCCTGACCCCAGAGAAGACTGCAAAGCGGGCCAGACGCCTGTCAGGTGCCTTTTTGTCCTTAATAACACGACGTAAGTCTGGATTCTGGAATGAAAATCTGAGTGCAGCAGGGGATCAGATGCAGAGTGATGTCAGTGAAGACCAATGTAATGGACCATCAGACTTAATGACCTCAGGGAACAATGGGCAGCAGTCTCTTGGAAAGAGTAAAGAGTTTGGCAGCACAGAGGAACATAACGTGGGAAATGCTTCCACCGTTATTATGGACagaaaggaggaagaagaaacaaGTACCACAGACACAACCAACAAACAAGACCAGCCGTCAGATTTTTTTAGAACACTAGATATTCTAAAACCAGGACTTCCTGTGGAGACATCAGAGCCCTCAGGAGAAATAGGCTGTGATGGTGAAAATGAAGAGGAACAACATATAAAGCTGTCGAGGTCTGCTGATGTTCTTAGTCTGTCCTCTGCACCACTAGACACATATAAACTCGCACTTACTGACAGCACTCTGCATTCAGCTCAAAAACACAGTGTGTTAATATTTGCACTGACACTTGACACACCTACGAATAGGAAACATCTCGAAGAAAGTACATATAAAGAAATGGACTATCTTGACCTAGCAATCAAGCCAAAATCTCAGAAACGTTCCACTCTTCCAACTGTTGTGGCCACCAAAGCAACATTATTAATGGATGTCACAGTGGAGAGGGCTGAGGAGGAAAGTCAAAAAAAGCAGGACCAGGACACTGATGCTGACCCACATACTAATGCACAGCCACAAGAACCTCCACAGCAAAGTGAAGTAGCTGATGGAGAGAACATAGGAGGAGTGAATGAAGAAAGCAGTGTGTACCAAATGCAGAGTATTTCAGGAGCTGCGGAGGAGCACGGGGTCACCAGGGAGGAAGATGTAACCGAGCAGAGTGTAAGCAATACACAAGGGTCTGGACAAGAAGATTTGGAGATGCCTGTAACAGGAGAAGCTGACAAGGACGTTGTGCTCCAAAGTGACATGGaggtaaataaagaaaagtctGAGGAGTTCGGGGACAGATCAGAGGAAATACATgctgtagaaggtggtgaggagcAACTCAAGGACGTTGTGCTCCAAAGTGACATGGaggtaaataaagaaaagtctGAGGGGTCTGGGGACAGATCAGAGAAAATACATgctgtagaaggtggtgaggagcAACTCAAGGACGTTGTGCTCCAAAGTGACATggaggtaaataaaaaaaagtctgaggAGTTCGGGGACAGATCAGAGAAAATACATgctgtagaaggtggtgaggagcAACTCAAGGACGTTGTGCTCCAAAGTGACATGGAGGTAAATAATGAAAAGTCTGAGGAGTCTGGGGACAGATCAGAGAAAATACATGCTGTAGAATGTGGTGAGGAGCAACTCAAGGACGTTGTGCTCCAAAGTGACATGGaggtaaataaagaaaagtctGAGGAGTTCGGGGACAGATCAGAGAAAATACATgctgtagaaggtggtgaggagcAACTCAAGGACGTTGTGCTCCAAAGTGACATGGaggtaaataaagaaaagtctGAGGAGTTCGGGGACAGTTCAGAGAAAATACCTGCTGTAGAAAGTGTTCAGGGGAGACCGAAGGAACAAGAGATCCAAAGTGATCCAGAAGCAATAAAAGAAATagggaagaaagagagaagcaGGACGAAGACAGAAAAAGACGTTAGAGCTCACATTTTTGAGACAGATGGTCCTGATGGTGAACTAACAGAGAAACTAACAGTAGATGTAATGCCTGAGCAACCAGAGGGGACCACCGAGATACCCGAGGCTAAAGAAAAGGAAGTCACAGAGGCAGAGAAAGTGGAAGACAAGAGTACAAAATATAAACCCCCCAAATCCATGAAGAAAGTGAGTTTTATTGTGATGTCACAAAAACGCTGCAAAATGGAAGGAAACTTGAGCTCCATTACGAATGGGGTCTCAACCGGAGTTCAAAGTTCAGAGCCTCCTCTCTCACCGACTAACGGGAATGGACCACATCAACCCCATCCAGTCACCACCGAGAGCACAGGAGACACACCAAGCCAGGAAAACCCTCTACCATCTCCAGGACCTGATGGG GAGCTCAACCCTGGCCGGAGAACAGTAAAAAGGACACGGAGGTTTATGGTGGACGGCCGGGAGGTCAGCGTCACCACATCTAAAGTCATAAGTGAGAAGGACAACAAAGAGCAGCAAATGCGCTCTGTCAG GCGGCAGGAGCTGCACGCCTTGAAGCTGCTCCAGCGGGAGGAACAGAGGGAGCACGGCCAGCTAGAGCAgcgtctgcagcagcagcgggaGCAGATGTTCCGTCACATCGAGCAGGAGATGAGT AGAAAGAAGCAGTATTATGATGGAGAGCTGGAGCGGCTGGAGCGGCAGTACCTGCAGAACAGCAGTCGAATGGAGGCGGAGCACACAGCCCGACTAAAGGAGGAGGCGCGGCGGATAAAGGCCCAACAGGAGAAGGAGTTCAGCCGTAAGAGCGCAGCATTGAGAGCCGTCCCCAAAGAG GAGCAGCGCTTtgtgcagaagcagcagcaggagctgaaCGAGGCGATGCAGAAGGCCGTGCAGGAGCACAAGAGGAAAGTGGCCTCCATTGAGTGGGAAATTACAGCCAAATCCCAACAACTGCAGAGAG ccCGCGAGGCTGTGATCTGGGACTTGGAGCAGCGCCATCTGCAGGAGAAATACCACCTGTTCAAGCAGCAGGTGAAGGAGCAGTACTCCCTGCAGAGACAGCAGCTCACCAAGAGGCACAACAAG GATAAGGAGCGAGCCTTACGCTTCCACCAGACCCTTCTAGAGGAGCAGAAATCCCAGCAGAGCCAGGAGAGGAGCCGGTTCCAGCGGGCCCAGCGGACGGGGTCCAAGGCCCGATTCCAGCAGTTTAAAATGGACCTGAGGAAGCAGGGCCTGAGCGGGATGGAACAGAGGCAATGCCTCTCACAG TTTACATCGGAGGAGGAGAGCAGGCAGCATCAGGAGTGGCAGACCTTGCAGCAGAGTCAGGAGGGTCAGCTGAAGGAAGTGCAGGAGCAATGCGATGCCAACCTTgctgagctgcagcagctgcag AATGAGAAGCTGCAGTTGCTCGTGGaaatggagaagaagaagattaAAGGCCTGGATGATGAACACACACTGGAACTGAACGAGTGGAAGGATAAGCTGGCCTGCAGGAAGGAG GTGCTGGAAGAAGACCTGGCCCGGCGGCGCCGAGAAAAGGAACGTACAAGAAGACGAGGCAGTGAACCGGAAAACCGATTCGGTGCACGCCGTCCAAAATTCCTGTTATAG